From Streptomyces griseorubiginosus, one genomic window encodes:
- a CDS encoding ABC transporter substrate-binding protein → MATAVALTLTGVTACSSSSASGSSASASDTLTVGMDGDSAANGYDPAKYTEMRQFFESVYDSLFVKTADGGVKPSLATKFAYNKDKTQLTLTLRKGVTFADGSKLTAAVVKKNLDRRNDAALVAYANMAKGGQAEIKQVTAPDDQTVVLTFVKAQPTFQEQLASDAGMIVSAKGLADSKELGTAPYGSGPYTLDKSGSVKGNKYTMVRRKGYWNSAAFAYDTVVYRALPDPQARANALVSGQVDVAAVAGSTSSFVKSRGTGLSSLGGTVVTLPVFDKKGTVSKPFGDERVRQAIQVAVNRQDLVSGLHKGDKPTSNAFPSSFDGYDASLNTTWGYNPDKAKKLLAEAGYAKGFSFTVITSQANQTDLEAIQKQLKAVGIDMKLKAAASTEEAFAAVNTTPLGYLAFNWPEPVVAMQAVVLGGFLNTQKATDKQLTEYTDAAAGATGAKRTEALTKLNARLVEAGWLIPLYESYSYAGYNTKKVKPLTFAGNDAYPLLSSIKPAS, encoded by the coding sequence TTGGCAACCGCCGTCGCCCTCACCCTCACCGGAGTCACTGCCTGCAGCTCGTCCTCCGCGAGCGGTTCCTCGGCGTCCGCGTCGGACACCCTCACGGTCGGCATGGACGGCGACTCGGCCGCGAACGGTTACGACCCCGCGAAGTACACGGAGATGCGGCAGTTCTTCGAGAGCGTGTATGACTCGCTCTTCGTCAAGACCGCCGACGGCGGCGTGAAGCCGAGCCTGGCCACCAAGTTCGCGTACAACAAGGACAAGACGCAGCTGACCCTCACGCTGCGCAAGGGGGTGACGTTCGCGGACGGCAGCAAGCTCACCGCCGCCGTGGTCAAGAAGAACCTCGACCGACGCAATGACGCCGCCTTGGTCGCGTACGCGAACATGGCCAAGGGCGGACAGGCCGAGATCAAGCAGGTCACCGCACCGGACGACCAGACCGTCGTCCTCACCTTCGTCAAGGCCCAGCCGACCTTCCAGGAGCAGCTCGCCTCCGACGCCGGAATGATCGTCAGCGCCAAGGGACTCGCCGACAGCAAGGAGCTCGGCACCGCCCCCTACGGCTCGGGCCCGTACACCCTCGACAAGTCGGGATCGGTCAAGGGCAACAAGTACACGATGGTGCGCAGGAAGGGTTACTGGAACTCCGCGGCCTTCGCCTACGACACCGTCGTCTACCGCGCCCTGCCGGACCCGCAGGCCAGAGCCAACGCCCTGGTCTCCGGTCAGGTGGACGTCGCCGCGGTCGCCGGATCGACCTCCTCGTTCGTCAAGTCGCGCGGCACGGGGCTGTCCTCCCTGGGCGGCACGGTGGTGACCCTGCCGGTCTTCGACAAGAAGGGCACGGTCTCCAAGCCGTTCGGCGACGAGAGGGTACGCCAGGCCATCCAGGTCGCGGTCAACCGCCAGGACCTGGTGAGTGGTCTCCACAAGGGAGACAAGCCGACCTCCAACGCCTTCCCGTCCTCCTTCGACGGCTACGACGCCTCGCTCAACACCACCTGGGGCTACAACCCGGACAAGGCCAAGAAGCTGCTCGCCGAGGCCGGATACGCCAAGGGCTTCTCCTTCACGGTGATCACCAGCCAGGCCAATCAGACCGACCTGGAAGCGATCCAGAAGCAGCTCAAGGCAGTCGGGATCGACATGAAGCTCAAGGCCGCCGCTTCCACCGAAGAGGCATTCGCTGCCGTGAACACCACCCCGCTCGGCTACCTCGCGTTCAACTGGCCGGAACCGGTGGTAGCCATGCAGGCCGTCGTCCTCGGCGGGTTCCTGAACACCCAGAAGGCGACCGACAAGCAGCTCACGGAGTACACGGACGCCGCCGCGGGCGCGACCGGCGCGAAGCGGACCGAGGCTCTCACCAAGCTCAACGCCCGCCTGGTGGAAGCGGGCTGGCTGATCCCGCTGTACGAGAGCTACTCCTACGCCGGTTACAACACCAAGAAGGTCAAGCCCCTCACCTTCGCGGGCAACGACGCCTACCCGCTGCTGTCCTCGATCAAGCCGGCCTCCTGA
- a CDS encoding alpha/beta hydrolase, with protein MAGRATPLPTAEVTPAGTRLLRGVEYATPDGFRPLLLDLHLPTAHPAGGPVPVVVFLHGGGWRTGSRARFGPAFEAWEVSPFDLLAAAGFAVASIDYRLSAEAVFPAQLHDGKAALRWVRGHAEALGLDAERVVLWGESAGGHLAALLGLTACRPELETDPVVAGPYADVVGVVDWYGPADLRTMQSQSRPDAVTVPDAADSREAQLIGAPVPDAPRLAAEASPVTYACAGAPPFLLAHGTADRFVPSAQSEQFAHALRASGSEVTLRLIDSADHLWAGLPDPRTVFDEALDFALRVCAPIAAHTPRRPPAVRAF; from the coding sequence ATGGCCGGGCGCGCCACGCCGCTCCCCACAGCGGAAGTCACACCGGCGGGCACCCGGCTGCTGCGAGGGGTCGAGTATGCGACACCGGACGGTTTCCGCCCGCTCCTGCTCGATCTCCACCTCCCCACCGCGCACCCTGCCGGGGGCCCCGTGCCGGTCGTTGTCTTCCTGCACGGTGGCGGCTGGCGGACCGGGAGTCGCGCTCGGTTCGGGCCGGCCTTCGAGGCGTGGGAGGTCAGTCCGTTCGACCTGCTCGCGGCGGCCGGCTTCGCGGTCGCCTCGATCGACTACCGGCTCAGCGCGGAGGCCGTCTTCCCCGCTCAACTGCACGACGGCAAGGCCGCCTTGCGCTGGGTACGAGGGCACGCCGAGGCGCTGGGGCTCGATGCCGAACGGGTCGTGCTGTGGGGCGAGTCGGCGGGCGGCCACCTCGCCGCACTGCTCGGACTGACTGCCTGCCGACCGGAGCTGGAAACCGACCCCGTGGTGGCTGGTCCGTACGCCGACGTGGTCGGTGTCGTGGACTGGTACGGGCCGGCCGACCTGCGGACCATGCAGAGCCAGTCCCGCCCCGACGCCGTGACCGTGCCCGACGCGGCGGATTCCCGGGAGGCCCAGCTGATCGGTGCGCCCGTCCCCGACGCGCCCCGGCTTGCTGCGGAGGCGAGCCCGGTCACCTACGCCTGCGCCGGCGCTCCGCCCTTCCTGCTCGCCCACGGAACGGCCGACCGGTTCGTCCCGAGCGCCCAGAGTGAACAGTTCGCCCACGCGCTGCGGGCCTCCGGCAGCGAGGTGACCTTGCGGCTCATCGACTCCGCGGACCATCTGTGGGCCGGTCTGCCCGATCCGCGGACCGTCTTCGACGAGGCCCTGGACTTCGCCCTGCGCGTCTGCGCCCCGATCGCGGCACACACCCCCCGCCGGCCCCCCGCCGTGCGCGCCTTCTGA
- a CDS encoding quercetin 2,3-dioxygenase, which produces MTAEFTHSGAEQFSLPGKPVPFFLEAGEGERAHLFDSLITVLLSKDETDGQFGLFTYSAPKGDAIPTHAHADVHETFFMLSGRARVWVQDAQGEHHEKLLGTGDFGYVPAGCLHTFRVEADDTRMIGVSSGGFERFFSASGTRTDSLEPPRPPYIPSPEQIGRAAREYGNDFRFDLRPLDG; this is translated from the coding sequence ATGACTGCGGAGTTCACACACAGCGGTGCGGAGCAGTTCTCCCTTCCGGGCAAGCCTGTGCCCTTCTTCCTGGAGGCAGGTGAGGGGGAGCGGGCGCACCTGTTCGACTCGCTGATCACCGTGCTGCTCAGCAAGGACGAGACCGACGGACAGTTCGGACTGTTCACCTACTCCGCTCCCAAGGGCGACGCGATCCCCACGCATGCGCACGCCGATGTCCACGAGACGTTCTTCATGCTCTCCGGGCGGGCTCGCGTGTGGGTCCAGGACGCGCAAGGTGAGCACCACGAGAAGCTGCTGGGGACCGGCGACTTCGGCTACGTCCCGGCGGGCTGCCTGCACACCTTCCGTGTGGAGGCCGACGACACCCGGATGATCGGCGTGTCCAGCGGCGGTTTCGAGCGCTTCTTCTCCGCGTCCGGCACCCGTACGGACTCCCTGGAACCGCCCCGGCCGCCGTACATCCCCTCGCCGGAACAGATCGGCCGCGCGGCGCGCGAGTACGGCAACGACTTCCGGTTCGACCTGCGTCCCTTGGACGGCTGA